In one window of Bradysia coprophila strain Holo2 unplaced genomic scaffold, BU_Bcop_v1 contig_200, whole genome shotgun sequence DNA:
- the LOC119075372 gene encoding annulin isoform X1, which translates to MATAIRNFYNRYEDYLPWSRRRRYRTNYRRRPVVVRRWPSPTPEYATSTNVISIKSFDLCTNENGPDHHTKNFYSMKSNPGDETKLIVRRGQPFKIRLTTNRPFSRARDTLNFVFTLHNDEKPSHGHGTLVGCMLKSNSYELGESNEWGSAIETISGDQMDVLIKPSCRAPIGEWRVEIDTQVSNQEGVRNFKYSSTFYVLFNPWCKDDQVYMPDREALREYVLADTTLIWRGSYNRLRPSVWKLGQYERDVLDCSLLLMSKIGKVTPAHRGDPIKISRALSAAVNSPDDDGAVLGNWSEDFSGGTPPTKWIGSVAILQEYYKKRKPVKFGQCWVFSGVLTTIARTLGIPSRIITNYSSAHDTQGSLTVDYFVDAEGKVLEEMNSDSIWNYHVWNEVWMDRPDIGVEYGGWQAIDSTPQEMSDDMYRCGPASVLAVKLGEILRPYDCDFLYSEVNADKVFWRYTGPYQPLKLLRKDTLGIGHLISTKQIGQWDRDDITKTYKFAEKSRDERDTMAKALKQANSSFSRYYLNEDFNDIYFDFNLQDDIKIGETFQVTLQVKNRSDEKAYDVVGSLHVETVLYTGKQRDKVKSTTFDINIPPNSLKLIEMEVTFDEYFGKLMDQAAFNISCMANVRDTDYEYFAQDDFRVRKPDIKITFQGIPTSHEEIDVIVRLTNPLPIPLRKGLFQLEGPGIESQILKKIAEVPVSATTSATFKYTPPFAGRAALVAKFSCKELDDVDGFLAYEVRPRPDDVLIESNEINGGYNRRIERRDVIP; encoded by the exons ATGGCAACGGCAATTCGTAATTTCTATAATAGATATGAGGATTATTTGCCATGGAGCAGACGTAGGCGATACCGAACAAATTACAGACGACGGCCAGTCGTAGTTAGACGTTGGCCTTCTCCGACACCTGAat ACGCCACATCAACCAATGTCATTTCGATTAAATCCTTCGACTTATGTACGAACGAAAATGGACCGGATCATCAtacgaaaaatttctattcGATGAAATCGAATCCCGGCGATGAAACGAAATTGATTGTTCGACGTGGCCAACCGTTCAAAATCCGTCTAACGACAAATCGTCCATTTTCACGTGCGCGTGATACTTTGAATTTCGTATTCACATTACACAATGATGAAAAACCTAGTCATGGCCATGGAACGCTAGTCGGATGCATGCTGAAAAGCAATTCGTACGAATTGGGTGAAAGTAATGAATGGGGCAGTGCAATCGAAACCATAAGTGGCGATCAAATGGATGTGCTGATAAAGCCGTCGTGCCGAGCACCCATCGGTGAATGGAGAGTGGAAATCGATACACAGGTGTCGAACCAAGAGGGTGTAAGGAACTTCAAATATTCATCGACATTCTACGTTCTCTTCAATCCTTGGTGCAAAGATGATCAAGTCTATATGCCAG ATAGGGAGGCTTTAAGGGAGTATGTGTTGGCCGACACAACGTTAATATGGCGAGGCTCTTACAATCGACTTCGACCATCGGTGTGGAAGTTGGGTCAGTACGAAAGAGATGTTTTGGATTGTTCGTTGCTACTTATGTCTAAAATTGGAAAG GTAACTCCGGCTCATCGTGGAGACCCGATAAAAATATCAAGAGCACTATCAGCTGCTGTAAATTCTCCGGATGATGATGGAGCAGTGCTGGGTAATTGGTCGGAAGATTTTTCTGGAGGAACACCTCCCACAAAATGGATTGGTAGCGTTGCAATACTGCAGGAATACTACAAGAAACGAAAGCCCGTCAAATTTGGGCAATGCTGGGTGTTCTCCGGTGTTTTGACCACAA tCGCACGTACCTTAGGCATTCCGTCCCGCATCATAACAAACTATTCATCAGCCCACGATACGCAGGGATCGTTGACCGTAGACTATTTTGTCGATGCCGAAGGCAAGGTATTGGAGGAAATGAATTCAGATTCCATTTGGAATTACCACGTTTGGAATGAAGTGTGGATGGATCGGCCCGACATTGGTGTTGAATACGGTGGCTGGCAAGCCATCGACTCAACACCCCAAGAAATGTCGGACGATATGTATCGTTGCGGTCCGGCATCGGTGCTGGCAGTTAAATTGGGTGAAATATTGCGTCCGTACGACTGTGATTTCTTGTATTCGGAGGTGAATGCAGACAAGGTGTTTTGGCGGTACACTGGACCCTATCAACCGTTGAAATTGTTGCGGAAAGATACGTTGGGCATTGGTCATTTGATCAGCACGAAACAAATTGGACAATGGGACCGGGACGATATTACGAAAACGTACAAATTTGCGGAGAAGAGCCGAGATGAACGGGACACGATGGCCAAAGCATTAAAGCAAGCGAACAGTTCGTTTTCAAGGTATTACCTCAACGAAGACTTCAACGACATTTACTTTGACTTCAACCTGCAAGATGATATCAAAATTGGCGAAACGTTCCAAGTC ACACTACAAGTGAAGAACCGATCTGATGAAAAAGCTTACGACGTTGTGGGGTCTTTGCATGTCGAAACGGTACTGTACACAGGAAAGCAACGGGACAAGGTTAAATCGACGACATTCGATATAAATATCCCGCCAAATTCCTTGAAATTGATAGAAATGGAGGTCACTTTCGACGAATATTTCGGAAAATTGATGGACCAG GCTGCCTTCAACATTTCCTGTATGGCCAACGTACGGGACACCGATTACGAATACTTCGCACAAGACGACTTCCGGGTGCGTAAACCGGATATTAAAATAACTTTCCAAGGTATACCGACGTCACATGAAGAGATCGATGTCATTGTCAGACTTACCAATCCACTGCCAATTCCATTGAGGAAAGGACTGTTCCAACTCGAAGGTCCAGGAATTGAGTCTCAAATATTGAAGAAG ATTGCAGAAGTACCTGTTTCAGCAACAACATCAGCCACATTTAAATACACACCACCATTTGCGGGTCGGGCTGCGCTGGTGGCTAAATTTAGTTGCAAAGAACTTGATGACGTCGATGGCTTTTTAGCTTATGAAGTGAGACCAAGGCCCGATGATGTGCTGATCGAAAGTAATGAAATCAACGGAGGCTATAATCGACGGATCGAACGACGCGATGTTATACCCTGA
- the LOC119075372 gene encoding annulin isoform X2, producing MGNCKSLPKTWCSCSCCTKCCKHKATEEIRLNPLILPPILDETDATSTNVISIKSFDLCTNENGPDHHTKNFYSMKSNPGDETKLIVRRGQPFKIRLTTNRPFSRARDTLNFVFTLHNDEKPSHGHGTLVGCMLKSNSYELGESNEWGSAIETISGDQMDVLIKPSCRAPIGEWRVEIDTQVSNQEGVRNFKYSSTFYVLFNPWCKDDQVYMPDREALREYVLADTTLIWRGSYNRLRPSVWKLGQYERDVLDCSLLLMSKIGKVTPAHRGDPIKISRALSAAVNSPDDDGAVLGNWSEDFSGGTPPTKWIGSVAILQEYYKKRKPVKFGQCWVFSGVLTTIARTLGIPSRIITNYSSAHDTQGSLTVDYFVDAEGKVLEEMNSDSIWNYHVWNEVWMDRPDIGVEYGGWQAIDSTPQEMSDDMYRCGPASVLAVKLGEILRPYDCDFLYSEVNADKVFWRYTGPYQPLKLLRKDTLGIGHLISTKQIGQWDRDDITKTYKFAEKSRDERDTMAKALKQANSSFSRYYLNEDFNDIYFDFNLQDDIKIGETFQVTLQVKNRSDEKAYDVVGSLHVETVLYTGKQRDKVKSTTFDINIPPNSLKLIEMEVTFDEYFGKLMDQAAFNISCMANVRDTDYEYFAQDDFRVRKPDIKITFQGIPTSHEEIDVIVRLTNPLPIPLRKGLFQLEGPGIESQILKKIAEVPVSATTSATFKYTPPFAGRAALVAKFSCKELDDVDGFLAYEVRPRPDDVLIESNEINGGYNRRIERRDVIP from the exons ACGCCACATCAACCAATGTCATTTCGATTAAATCCTTCGACTTATGTACGAACGAAAATGGACCGGATCATCAtacgaaaaatttctattcGATGAAATCGAATCCCGGCGATGAAACGAAATTGATTGTTCGACGTGGCCAACCGTTCAAAATCCGTCTAACGACAAATCGTCCATTTTCACGTGCGCGTGATACTTTGAATTTCGTATTCACATTACACAATGATGAAAAACCTAGTCATGGCCATGGAACGCTAGTCGGATGCATGCTGAAAAGCAATTCGTACGAATTGGGTGAAAGTAATGAATGGGGCAGTGCAATCGAAACCATAAGTGGCGATCAAATGGATGTGCTGATAAAGCCGTCGTGCCGAGCACCCATCGGTGAATGGAGAGTGGAAATCGATACACAGGTGTCGAACCAAGAGGGTGTAAGGAACTTCAAATATTCATCGACATTCTACGTTCTCTTCAATCCTTGGTGCAAAGATGATCAAGTCTATATGCCAG ATAGGGAGGCTTTAAGGGAGTATGTGTTGGCCGACACAACGTTAATATGGCGAGGCTCTTACAATCGACTTCGACCATCGGTGTGGAAGTTGGGTCAGTACGAAAGAGATGTTTTGGATTGTTCGTTGCTACTTATGTCTAAAATTGGAAAG GTAACTCCGGCTCATCGTGGAGACCCGATAAAAATATCAAGAGCACTATCAGCTGCTGTAAATTCTCCGGATGATGATGGAGCAGTGCTGGGTAATTGGTCGGAAGATTTTTCTGGAGGAACACCTCCCACAAAATGGATTGGTAGCGTTGCAATACTGCAGGAATACTACAAGAAACGAAAGCCCGTCAAATTTGGGCAATGCTGGGTGTTCTCCGGTGTTTTGACCACAA tCGCACGTACCTTAGGCATTCCGTCCCGCATCATAACAAACTATTCATCAGCCCACGATACGCAGGGATCGTTGACCGTAGACTATTTTGTCGATGCCGAAGGCAAGGTATTGGAGGAAATGAATTCAGATTCCATTTGGAATTACCACGTTTGGAATGAAGTGTGGATGGATCGGCCCGACATTGGTGTTGAATACGGTGGCTGGCAAGCCATCGACTCAACACCCCAAGAAATGTCGGACGATATGTATCGTTGCGGTCCGGCATCGGTGCTGGCAGTTAAATTGGGTGAAATATTGCGTCCGTACGACTGTGATTTCTTGTATTCGGAGGTGAATGCAGACAAGGTGTTTTGGCGGTACACTGGACCCTATCAACCGTTGAAATTGTTGCGGAAAGATACGTTGGGCATTGGTCATTTGATCAGCACGAAACAAATTGGACAATGGGACCGGGACGATATTACGAAAACGTACAAATTTGCGGAGAAGAGCCGAGATGAACGGGACACGATGGCCAAAGCATTAAAGCAAGCGAACAGTTCGTTTTCAAGGTATTACCTCAACGAAGACTTCAACGACATTTACTTTGACTTCAACCTGCAAGATGATATCAAAATTGGCGAAACGTTCCAAGTC ACACTACAAGTGAAGAACCGATCTGATGAAAAAGCTTACGACGTTGTGGGGTCTTTGCATGTCGAAACGGTACTGTACACAGGAAAGCAACGGGACAAGGTTAAATCGACGACATTCGATATAAATATCCCGCCAAATTCCTTGAAATTGATAGAAATGGAGGTCACTTTCGACGAATATTTCGGAAAATTGATGGACCAG GCTGCCTTCAACATTTCCTGTATGGCCAACGTACGGGACACCGATTACGAATACTTCGCACAAGACGACTTCCGGGTGCGTAAACCGGATATTAAAATAACTTTCCAAGGTATACCGACGTCACATGAAGAGATCGATGTCATTGTCAGACTTACCAATCCACTGCCAATTCCATTGAGGAAAGGACTGTTCCAACTCGAAGGTCCAGGAATTGAGTCTCAAATATTGAAGAAG ATTGCAGAAGTACCTGTTTCAGCAACAACATCAGCCACATTTAAATACACACCACCATTTGCGGGTCGGGCTGCGCTGGTGGCTAAATTTAGTTGCAAAGAACTTGATGACGTCGATGGCTTTTTAGCTTATGAAGTGAGACCAAGGCCCGATGATGTGCTGATCGAAAGTAATGAAATCAACGGAGGCTATAATCGACGGATCGAACGACGCGATGTTATACCCTGA